The Gossypium arboreum isolate Shixiya-1 chromosome 4, ASM2569848v2, whole genome shotgun sequence DNA segment AGCCATGTCACTACTCGTATCCATTTCCAAACCTTTGAACCAAACTTTTATGGTATTGTGATCTTCAGTCGAGATATTGTCTCCTCCGCCATTGGTCACAACTTTTTTTTGGTACTCCGCCTTAACTTTTGATTCTTGGCTAGAAGTCGTAATAGTTGTTTataaaagaaatttttttaataataaatattataatgttCAATATTGAACgttcatatttaattatttatatttaataacattgttattttaataaattatttaatatcacaattttattttaatgttaagtttaaatttcaaataatattcttaatgtattattgaaaaatatttatattgatattttaataatgaaattataatttataaatacttaataataaatattttatagtatAAAATAGAATATATTAATCTTACAAATATGGGTTTTTGTTTAAAGCATACTTAGCTTTATTTATCCTCATAACTCTAATGTGCCATTATCCACTCTCATATATGTAGTATATgtaattcaaattaaattttaattaagcattatttattattaagtttatatatatatatatatatatatatgtgatatatTTGGccaataaaagtttatgatattaATCACTataacttattattttattataaaataaattttgattgttaAAAGAAGATGCTACTATAATAttatgtaacaaatatatttatgttgTGTTTATTTTACAAAGAAGAGGTTTTGAAATATGATTTTAGGAAATTTTATCAAacaatgaaaaatattttatttataatcatctaaatactaaaaataaatctattttttaaaaattatttttatgaaacAAATATAATCGTAataacattttatatttaaatatttgataTACAAACAATtacatttatttaatataaaaataaataaatgtatttatttttagattGTAGAATTAAGgtttatatataaaattgaattaaagtGCTCAGACccaaaatttggtgaaagtagGACAAAATGAGTGCAATAAGTGAATATTGATAACAGCAAAGATTGGCGGCATTAACTATTAATTATTCCTTTTGATTATTGACGCATAACAGCTGAGCTGACTTCATTTTttcttaatattaaataaaactttttaaaaaagaaaTCGACTTAAAAGGATTCATGTGTTTTTGGGAAAATGAGATCATTTTATTTGGTCCTTCATAGTTggtcatatttttaatttaattcctAGTTCAATTTAGTCATCATTTAATTCTAACTGCACTCAATTTATAAATAATCATATGATTTACTAttcttttatatatacatatgctgtttatttttatttagtctattgttaattaattttaattttatgcattATAGGTTATTAATCGAATATATGCTTCTTCTTTTTATGTTTTAACTAATCTTTTATTCCTTTCAATATTACTTAATTAAAATATTCTCaaaacttatttttttttttttacatgtttTAAGTGTTTAATCTTTAATAATTTACTTCCTTAACATTAAAGCATATAATATATTCCAAAAAACTTAATGACGCAATCGCATAGATTAAAAAAAACAACTAATTATGTATATATACCGAAAAATTAATTTCatcaacaaagtttcattaaattAATTGCAATGTAACTAGGGTTTCAAAAGAAATATTGTACTAGAGCTGATTcttatgttttaatataataatattaataattatgaGTATATAATTTTTACAAACAACTCTGATTGCATcccatgtttttttttaaatgaaattattttaaaaatgtttttattataaattataaaaagattTATAATAAACAAGAAAAGTTTCAAaactatatataaattttgatttaatatgtaatgtgatacataaactttaattttatgtaattatatacataaaatttaattttactaaTATTATTATAGACCTAATAATACTTTtacatttaaatatttcatatacaAACAATTACATTCAtctcatatgaaaataaataattactTACAATTGAATAAAGAATacttttgtgtatatatattaaatcCAACACGTTACACActaaattaaattgaatatgaacATAAATTAGAGAAGAGGTAAGTGTAAATAAAGATAATGAAATGAGGCATCTATGATGAAACAAATTGAAAAGCATTCAGAGACAGAGTTGACTTCACATTGCACAACCCACTTGACGGGCTTTAATTTATTTCTTCTTCAACGCACATTCTTTTTcacaatatttatttaataattcaattttacctcttttcttttcttttttttatgagAGAAAATGAAGATTCATGACTTTCTTCATGCATGCATGCCATTGTTTGGGATATGTGGTGAAGAAAGAAATGAGGCCTCAGACTTGggtgttttaattatattttcaaATTATCAATGTTATATCAATTAAGTCtttcaattattaaaatttttaatttaatttttaaataacataattaaattttatgtggtataatttaaaatgaaaattttaaagaaaaacaaaattttactaaataacttttaaaagtgaaaattaaaaaaaaaagtgagcGTTATCACTTTTATACCTTAAAACCTCTAAACTAATATTTTTACAgtttatatttttctttaaacTCTCACATAAGGTTTAATGTATCATTTACAGGTTAAATGAACGATCTTAATAATGGCAAgatcttattaatataatatttatagttTAGTGATGTAATTAGAATCTTTGAggcaatttataatttaaatatgcATGATGTAATTAACTTGTGCAATGCTTATTTACCCCAAGATGTGTTGATTACAATATCTTTTGTAgtcgaaatataaatatattttagaaaTAAGTGATCCAGTTGACATGGGATAACCAATACATGATTTATATCAAGAATTACCTTAACCTTTTAATTACATTATTCAATGTCTTACTTTAATATTCAATtgcattttatgaatttttaaaggaGTTTTAAGTTTTGTAAATAAGGTGTTTACTGTTCAAATCTAATTATGTaggtttttatttttgtttaaagtTAAGTTGGGATATTGGTTCCATCTCATTTTTGTAATGATTataaatattcaaagaaaaatTACCGATTTATACAATCATTTTTAAGATGtaatttaaacaaaattaaaaatcaaattctaATCCTAAAATCACCATCTTTGCACCAAATAAAAGACTTTAGGATAATAACAATTCATTAACTATTTTGCTAAGATTTTTACAAAGGGAAGAGTACTTCAAATCACCCATTAAAAAAccattataatattttttattgagGAAAAACAGGTAAATTTTCTCCCCAACCCCATTCCATTGTTCCAGCTTCAATTAATAACTCCGTCCAAAATTATAATTGGACATCAAACAAGCCACCCTTCGGACGGAAGTACGGTCTATCATCGAATTGGGTCAAGCTCAATTTAAGGACTTCAAACCGGCTCCATTAACTGTCTCAAGTTCCAATTTTATCCCAATTCAGACTATTACTTCATGGTGCAGCAATCAAGGAAGACAAAATCCTGAAATTTTAGCGTTTGGGAAGCGAGAAAGTGCGAGAAAAATGAGCGGACCGGGGAAGAAAGTCGTCGATGTGGCGTTCAAAGCATCAAAGAACATTGATTGGGAAGGGATGGCTAAGCTTTTGGTCTCCGATGAGGCTCGCAAAGAGTTCGCCACTCTTCGTCGCACTTTTGATGAAGTTAACTCTACTTTACAAACCAAATTCAGCCAGGTCTTTTTCTTATATTCTCTCTAATCCCTAgctcctttttagcatttttattgatttttttcatagatttgtTGGGTTAATCCGTTGATTAGATCTTTAGGGTTTTAGTTTTTTAATgatgattttaatattttatatttaattaaatttttcagTAAGGTTGAATTCTTTTGTTCAAGGTTTGATTttggaacttttttttttttcatttttaaggaAATTTTAGTTTTGTTCAAGGTTTCAGTCCTATCTTGTTAATAATCCGATTTCTTAAGCAGGAACCTGAACCCATTGACTGGGAGTACTATAGAAAAGGAATTGGCTCACGCCTGGTAGATATGTACAAAGAGGCATATGAGAGTAAGTTAATTCGATAGTTATCATATTTGGCTTACTCTCTATCCAATTTTCCAGTCATCCTATATATGGTTATGCTTAGATCAGTTGCAGCTCTGTAAAATCATAAATTGTTTGGCTTCCTCATGTTTGTGTGCTTCATGCGGTGCCACTTCCTGAATTTGTTACTTTGAAGATTATCTCTATTGTACAAGGGAACTATTACTTAGTTTGATGCTGATATGGTCACCTTAAGTAGCTAGCTCTTTCCTTTCTTCACTCTCAGTTTTTGGGGTTTTGGAAGGGGTATTAGTAAAGTACGGATTTTATTGCTATTGCTTTATATTTCTTTTACTCTTTTTTACGGAAATATCAATGCCTGACCTATATCTGGACCATAGATATGGGGATATGACCCTTTAAGGACGCTACAAATTCTTGGAAAAAAGTTGAACATACCCATTTTGGACATTTAGCCTGATCTGGCACTTGCACTCGAGTCTGCGTAACACAGTTATCAATCATTTTCCAGCTCCAGATCTCCTTGATCTTTCCTAGATCAGTTCCATGCCCCATACTTCACTGAAAGTTAAATGGAAATCAATTGCCAATGAGGACATTGTTTAAATTGGCTGCTATTTTGTTTGCAAATAGAATTCTTATATGTGTATGCTAATGCAATTCACTTGTTGAATGCTATTAGCATTTAACAATTTCAGATTAATGCTGTAGATGTTTCATTTCAATAATGCTATTATGTGATCAGATTCTTCTGAACACCAAACCTACTCCTATACTTATGTTCAAAGTAGAATGAAGAAAATATAGACATCTAGCTACTCAATTCTCACTTGTCTGCAATTTCTAGCAGTCGAAGTAATCATATTTATCATGCTTGTTATAAGTTTGGATGGAGTTTTGAGGGATTCACCGCGACAAATGTTATATACTCTTCCATTGCAGATGTAGAGATCCCCAAGTTCGTTGACACCGTCACTCCTCAATACAAACCAAAATTTGATGCATTGGTGAGAATCAACAGGATAATTGACTCTCGTACCTGTCTCCCAAGTTTTTTCCTTGAATGATGTGCTATTTATTCGTGGTTATAGCTTGTAGAATTGAAAGAGGCAGAGGAGAAATCCTTGAAAGAGGCAGAGCGATTGGAGAAAGAAATTGCTGAGGTTCAAGAACTTAaggtaataaataaaacaatgccGAAATGTGTGTTGTTGTGTTCCAAATCACAATTGCtgaattttttatctttttttatgAACAGCAAAAGATCAGCACCATGACCGCAGATGAGTACTTTGAGAAACATCCCGAGCTTAAAAAGAAATTCGATGATGAGATGCGGAATGACTACTGGGGCTATTGACATCTT contains these protein-coding regions:
- the LOC108458192 gene encoding ATP synthase subunit d, mitochondrial-like; amino-acid sequence: MSGPGKKVVDVAFKASKNIDWEGMAKLLVSDEARKEFATLRRTFDEVNSTLQTKFSQEPEPIDWEYYRKGIGSRLVDMYKEAYENVEIPKFVDTVTPQYKPKFDALLVELKEAEEKSLKEAERLEKEIAEVQELKQKISTMTADEYFEKHPELKKKFDDEMRNDYWGY